A genomic segment from Garra rufa chromosome 5, GarRuf1.0, whole genome shotgun sequence encodes:
- the LOC141334582 gene encoding cystatin-B-like, translated as MSKPVGGPSEVKQATPEVQKICDEVKHHAEEKAGKKFDVFVAKSFTTQVVAGTNYFIKVNVGSDQCVHLRVHKALPHTGGKLQLHGIQVSKTEQDLIEYF; from the exons ATGTCTAAACCGGTTGGAGGTCCATCCGAGGTGAAGCAAGCCACACCTGAGGTGCAGAAGATCTGCGATGAG GTCAAACATCATGCAGAAGAGAAGGCAGGGAAGAAGTTTGATGTTTTCGTTGCCAAATCTTTCACCACTCAGGTCGTGGCCGGAACCAACTACTTTATCAAG GTAAATGTAGGAAGTGATCAATGCGTTCATCTGAGGGTTCACAAGGCGCTTCCTCACACTGGAGGAAAGCTCCAGCTGCATGGGATCCAGGTGTCGAAAACTGAACAGGATCTTATTGAATACTTCTAA